cgtggcaaccattcagctgtgcaaagcacctggttggacctagctctGCCTttgaggcgcagctcctcctcagagctgcagtttctatgtttccgcctcacagagcagtccAACCCCACAACTCCCAcattctgctccttcagactagccagcagcaattagcaaacatttgGTGTAACTGGTTAACTACAGAGCTCTTTATACAAGCTACTTCCCAATGAAACAATGTTAAAGGATTAATAGGGAAGTAACGATGTGATAACTTCCTGaaagcagagtttcagaaatggcaggagtttttaaagggacagagacccaattttaaggtgttaaattGGAAAGTCAATTATTTTTCAAGTCACATTTGATCCCCACAGGTCAGCAGCtaaaatttttataacaacttgaggaaacatagttacttgattgtgctgtaaaatgcccgaaaacacataatactgtccctttaacagAGGTAATCACACCTGGAAGCAGctattgtttactttttttttccacacaaaactTTTCCATACTTAGAAATAATTACagttgtgtgtttctgttcacTTGAGGTTAAATTTAACCAGAACAGATCGTTTATGTTCCCCTGACATGTTTAATAGCGGAAATTAAAACAGCGCGcaccttcctttttttttttttgtcaccatgCATACTGTTCCCCAAATTCAAGCACACGCTGTCACTTCAGCCGTCATGAACACACTCCCCCCTCTTGGTCCTCCCCCGACAACCCCTTTCCTCCTCAGAAGGGAAAAGGGGGAAGAAGGCAAAGAGTCGTATTTTACTGACACGACCTTTGGTCCTAGTCAGGCAACCATGTGCCTGGATCATGTTTTGGGAGAGGCGCTTTGCTATCCGTCTGCATCTAGCCCCCACAGGTCAGCAGAGTTCATCAGAGAGTATGTGGGGGCTGGGGGGCGACACTTGTTAACACATAGGACAGATTTATTTAACCGGCTGAGCAGGAGAGAGAAAACCGCTGCCGATTTGTCCCAGGGTCGGCTGGAAAAAAAGCAGCGAGggctgtttgtttgtgaaagcAGCTGCATTGTTTTAATGAGCCCTGCGGACAAACAACGTCTGTCTGATGAAGGGGAAGCGCATCACATGATCTGTCAAGGCTTAGTTTGTTTCATATTGTTAACTAAGGGGAAAACGATCTCCAAGCGCACCTGGCCCAATATCTGGTTGTGTCACGATTAGAATCAAAAAACTAGCGTGGCCTATTCTTTGAATATTCAGCCATATTgaaaggttgttgttttttatgtagaCCTGTTTGAAGTCATATTAAAGCATCCCAGACTTTGAATAGGTTCCTTTAAAATCCTCACTTTATCTTTTGAGGCATTCAGAGGGGAACCTGCTGGGGtggttttggatcattgtcctgctgcttCATCAAAGTGTGATTGAGAATAAACTCAACCAATGTTATCCAGACATTGTCCTTCCAGATTTTCTAGTCGAGAGCAGAACTCACGATTCTATCAAGAACCACTAGTCGTCCAGGTTCTAAAGCAGCCGAGCCCTCCCAGACTATCAAAACACCACCATCATGTTTGATGCTCTTATATTAGTTTCATACCAAAGATAACAAGACAACTTTCAACTTGTTCTATGCTTAACTTCATACAGAGTGTCTGGACCCTGAGCCATTGAGAAATGGTTGAAGTTAGAATtgattggatctgattttagACAATCTCTAACGTTTGACTGTGACGTATGCAACACGCCGGCTAAATGAAGTTTACCAAAAATTGTGGgcgctgtaaaaaaaacaaaaacatggagaaTAGGGCCACAACACTTTTACTAGCAATAAAGcatcttaaatatttctgttgctcCGACTTTAATTGTTCAATATTTGGAGGCGTGGCCAACAAGAACCTATTGGCTTCGTTACCTTCCTCTACTCCCATTGTGAAAACTATaaacacaagcacactacaaTTCTAGCACATCACAGAAAATTGATGTCAacattcacaacttctccttctgttccgGTTGAAATTCAACTGGAGAAATTAAGCTCAATAGAAGAAATCCCAGAtggagcactgaagggagatgagaatcaagtgaATAAGAAGATAATGGCCAGACTGTCAAATTGTCAAATGTGTCAATTTGTggtttttctggtttgtttagatttttttttgttttgttttttgttttttaagtcagAGTTGGTTTTACCTTAGGGGCCATTTTTGTCTCTTACCGTTGAATTATGCACTCTGACCTTAACTAAGGCAAGAGAGTGATTTCCCGGATGAGTTTGTAATCTGAAGTAATCTCAGTGAAGTGGGAAGGTTCCCCACTGTTCCATGGCTCTTACTGTGAGTCACTGGAGTCCTAAAGCCTTAAAAAATTCCTTTGTCACCCTTTCCAGACTCATCTCAATGACTTTATTCCACTCATTCGCTTGAAAATCATATAATTTGAGGAATCTTTTAGCCTACATCATGTAgtcagacaggttctgtttaaGCCGACAGCAGTCAGATCCTGGCGTGACTAGAGAAACATATCGAAAGGTTTGGCAAATCACAGTTAAATCATGACTTATCTAGAGCGGTGATGAAGCTTTTTACACAGAAAACTGTTAATTGGGATAGTTTGTTTCCCTTGATTAACAAAGTTCACTTCAAAATAACTTTCTatgtttacaaagactttagtttgcaaattaaaaatttgtcCTGAAGCATTTAAGTGTGATGGAAAACAAACGCCAGAAGAAATCTGAAAGGCAGAAAATACCTTTTTTGTCTTACCCAAAACTGCAGAACACAGTTTATATGtacttttatatgtttttatatgcttttttttctttatttttgtgtgtttacaaaaGCCATACACATTACTTTGCTAAATAATCAAAGAGTGGCATGTTTTTGAGATCCAGCTGATACCTTCTTGAGGAGATTATCTACCGCATGCAGAATTCTGTCTCTTATTTCCTATCTGCAGCGAAGTGAGAAGCCGAAGATGTCTCACTGATGCACGCGAGCAAAAGGCTGGCTAATCTGAAACCCGCGCATCCTCTCGCCTGCGAACAAAACACCAAGAACCGGACCGAGCTCTCTGCTGCACCTGACTGAgcaacttttgttttgtctcctgTAATTCATTGCAGAAAAGGATGTGGAGACGTCGCACCCGCAGAAACGTGGGCCACCAAAGGTAACCACAAGGGGAAAAACATCAGCGATGCAAAAACAATTCTCTATGCTGCTTTGTTGCCATAGCCACCTAAACTGCTGCAATTTAGACCTGTGGAGCTCCACGGCACGCTATCTATTCTGCAGGTTGAAAATCATGATGGCTGCaaaaccttcatgtttttgctgctgtttgttttatttaattttgcatatttgagaagggaaaaaaaactgccatTGCTCCACATTTTCAGCGACTTGTGTGCAGCTGTAGGATGGATGTTTATCACTGTCTTTGTTGCAAGATCTCAAGTGCCAGGGAGATTTATTAGAAGcccatttattattataataataataataataagaagaagaagaaaccaaagATCTTTGCACTGTAGATAGGAACATTTGGACATGATTATGATGATGCGATAAACATGATTGATGTCATTATcaagagcaaatgttttatgtttctggtGAACGAGGTTCTCCAAAATGCTGGaggtaataaaacatttcaaaatagttctgaacttttttttactttttgcatttttacaaaacagttgTCCCAAGGACGCCTGCATGGAACTGACTATTTCAATGGCTCAAACAGCAAATATGCCTTAATATGCATTTATATGCACAGTGGAAAGTGGCTCAGCACACACTTACTACAGACAAACACCAGCCAATGGCGTGCCAAGTTGCATCCAGAGAtgcgttttattttaaatatttccaaagaaaTCAGTGAGTAAACATGACTTCTATAAGCACCTCGTCACACTAGATTTTATTCAGGGATATCAGAGTAAATTTGAATCAGTACatatgcatgccacacttttcagagttgtttttgtaaaaacaaaaaaaaaataaaaaaacgatgCATCATTTTCACTTGTACATCTCActtatgcattactttgtgtcaAGCTATCGCTGaatattctaaagaaaacaaaaaaaaaacaatacataaaagCTTGTGGTTGTAAGAAGGCAAGAAGTGAATGAATTACCTTCTGGCAAAACGCAGCTAGTCCTTGTATTTatgcaagaaaaacacactgaacaTCTTTAAAAGAAACCCAGCAGAAATATGCACAATGTCGCTTACACACAAAGTAAAATTCACTTACAATTTACAGAGCAACGGCCTTGGCTTTATAATAAGTGTCAGGCGCTATGAGCCCACAGCTACTGAAAGCTTCTCTGTATCACATTCTCTGTATAGCGTTTCAATGGCCCACTTGTTTATTTGTACACCACAATTTATGTAACAGATTAAAATTCACTGTAAATTCAATAAACGATCTGCTTTTATTAAAAGGGAGACggcaaaacagaagaagatatAACGCACGAGGAGGAGATGAATCACCTGTTGTGGATTTAGGAGAGTCCAGCTAATAAGGAACCGGCCCAGACATCTAGGAATATTTCATATCTTATCTCCTTATCTATGAAGCAGCCTGTTCCCAATGACTATTGCAACATATTTATAtctgccaaaaacaaacaacatgaaaCTCATCAAGGACTTAGTCACAAAAATCCAGTTTCTTATAGATTATAAACTATATATTACTATTATCATTATTTGTAGTAgtgactattattatttttatgtaactaTGTCAttatattactattattaatattatttgtagtggtagttattattattattattattattattattattattattattattattattattattattattattagacaaaacatttcatgattTGGGTGAATGGTTATTTTTCCTGGGTGTCTTTGTGTTGTGGAAGGAAACTAGTAGATAAAAGTATTTAGTTTCCCGGCATGCATTATGATGTACTCATATTTTCGGTTTGGTTAGGGCAATAAGAAATTACACACAAGTAATAGATCATTTTCCAGAACATGTCTGATGACACTCAATGCGCATAAACATATGTGAGACGTGAAAATAAGTTTTGACCCATAAACATGGTTGGTCTGAAGGGTAGAGTTTCTCTGCTCCGGCGGAGACATTAGTCCGCTTACACGTGTGAAGTTGTGACAGATGAAGCTATCGTGTCCCCCTTTGGGGAAACGAGGacataaatgtttcagcttGAATTAGCAGCGTGTGGCtgggaaaaagtgaaaaacagacCAACAAATAAACACGCCGACATCACATTACTCATTTTGGGAACATAAGCGGCTGACTTTCCAACAATTTTCATAGGACCCTGGGCGAGCTTTGATAGACAACGCACAGTCCTGTTCCCCACAGTATTTATAACTTGGTCAGCTGACCTTGCACTTGGACGCAACCACTACGCGGGGAGAGttggaaatattaaaaacctATTCATTTAAGTTTATAGAGCTGCCATATCTCACAGTAAACACTATAAAACACCTCAAAGAAAGCGTGTCTGTGACATACACATGTAATGTGTGGATAAAGTGCTATTAATGCAGTTTTGGGGGATGTACGGCGAAGAGAGCCTCCCCCGCCCCGCAAATAATGGCACAGCCTTCTGTTGAAATTCCGAGAATTGAGCCGCTGTGTTTCTTAGAACTGGATTCTCAGAACTGGTGATGCTCAGAGTTTCGAGGAAACTTTTATAaggtgactttttttctctctcttcctattttctcagaaatgtaGGGAAGTTGCACAGGCTTGTGCAGCCACTCCAGCTGCTGTCAAGCTggagattttgatttatttagtgTATTTTGTGAACATTTAAGTTGGGAGTGAACTGACATATGTGATCTGTGTTGGTTATTTTTGACAGCCGGAGTCATGTTGCGCTGTTTTAAACGGAAGCGCGGTGTTGggactgtgtttttgttcattagACAGACTTATTCTGGTTCCGCTCAGTGTTTAGTAACCGCTGTGTTTAGTAAACCTGTAACGCTGGATAATTTTCTAACTTGTAGCTTAATGTTCgcaaatattatttaactttttttcagtttgttatttCACAAGTTTAATGTCATGTTGTGTTTAGCTGTGGCGCAACAGTACCGGTCTGTCTGGTTCAGTCACTTCCAATTTCCTTTGCGCAGTTTCTTTTTTCGACGGCGAAAGTATGTTTTTATTCGACCCACTTTTGCTAAAGCGTTGTTTTCGCCATTTGTTTTGATAGTAGAACCAGCTGTAAAACACTTAACAGGACCCTGGATACGTTCCAGGACAGCTTTAACACTTCTATTAGCAAACTTGACAGGACTTGTGCTGGCCTGCTCTCAAGCAGCCCGAAGTTACGCTGTAACAACTAAACCACTCCTTGAACTCGACAATCTTTTTCACATCGTGACGTATGGGATTCAGTGTAGCAATTTCAAGGAGTTTAGAAACACGGTGGGTGATTGGTTAGCTGGGGGGCGTGTGAGTGAATGTAAACTGGTTAAATTAGACGAGTTCCCCTGATGTGGGGGAACAGAAAACCTCTCCGTCCGCGCGCTGGCAGCTCCAATCTGAGCAGGAAGGACGGAATGTGCTCACACACAGCAGGCTGCCAGCGCGCGCTCTGCGCCAGTTTGTCTGCGAGTATTAGAGAAACATGAGAAAGGTGTCCCGTAATAATCCGGGAACATTGTaacaatcttaaaaaaaaaatctaaaattaattagAATTCATTTTTACCCACCCTTAAAAacgaaaaatgtatttaaaaactatGTAGGGTGTGTAAATACAACCCTATTGATTAAGCCTGCAggcgtttaaaaaaaaaaaaaaaaaaaaaaaaaaaaaaaagaagaagaagaagaagcacatGTATGCAGTAGGTAGATATATCGTGTTTACTATCCTGTCGTTAAGACCCAGTTGACGGGAAGCAGAGTTTCACATAGTttagtaaacatgtttttttccgTTTACAATGGCGTCATCTGGTGTTGAAACGCAAGTACAACACCTTCTAAATTGTGTCTCCTTGTGAATGGCGGATTGTCAGTGGGAATGTGAAAGGAGTGCCACGGTGACAGCCACTCATACAAATGTGCTAGCTcctttttattacaatattttccaTGCATACATTTCAGAAAGCTTGGAGTTGCAGTACTTAAATTGTTGctaaatgtatcttttttttatgttttccatttttgtccTACTTagtgcctttttttaaatttccaccACTTACTAGCCCATTACCCCCATACATTAATactcataaataattttatgcaaTAATTTATGAGTGAAAATGACTAGCTGTAATGAGTTGCAgcattgtttttagtttttcttttatatcaaTATATTTGTGTGCTTCGCAGTGCCTCTTTTAACTGACCCCACCCTCAAATATTACAACTCCCCTCACCTCCACTGCATGACTAAACTAACAAGTCTTGCATAACACACTTTTATGTTGTCCAACATgattaataaacatttcatcatATCTGGATTTGTATAATTATTTCCTGGTTTCTATGACTTTTATATGTGTTGGATCTTGAcctgaatttatttgcaaaaaatacaaagaccTTACATTCAGTATTCACCGAGCTcgctttgaatattttttgtttttttgcacctCTGCACAGATTGCGACAGCATGGCCACGACTGCAGATGGCTGCATTCAATTCACACGTCATGCAGGCGACGTCCTGCTCAACTTCAACCGCCTCCGCAGCAGGAACCTCCTGACCGATGTCACGGTGCAGGTGGACGGACAGATCTTTCATGCGCACAAGGCCATCTTGGTAGCCTGCAGGTAAGTGTTGGAGATGAAAGAGAGCACTTCACACCTCGTTGCTACTATTACCTGACAACTAATTGTTTTCCATCCTCCAGCGGCTTCTTCTACTCTGTGTTCATGAAACCTGAGAACGCGAGCCTTAGTGCCATCAGCCTGGACCCCAAAGTGGACCCCAAAGGTTTCTCCCTCCTGCTGGACTTCATGTACACCTCCTTTCTGAACCTGAATGACTCTGTGGCCTTGACCACCCTGAACACAGCCATCTATCTGCAGATGGAGCACGTTGCTGACACCTGCCACAGGTTTATCAGGTCCAGGTAATGCAGACTATCAAACTCAAAAATGGCGTCCTGTTGTTTCTGTGAAAGCTGCAGGGATCAGATTTTAATTTCGATTTGCTTCTGCAGACATCAGGCACTGAATATGCAAATGGAAGAGGCACAGGACAACTCCTCGAATCTGGCAGAGGAAATCTCTGCTAAAAAGCTCGCTGAGGAGAAGGATCCAGACTTTAGAAATAACCTCTTACTGAGGTTGTCCCCTCAGGAGTGTGGGGGGTATGTCCCCAATGTTTTCAGGGGGATCAACACCACTGGTTCCTACCATGTGTACGGCGATGTGCACATCCCTGCTACAGTACTAGAAGGTTCTAATAAGATCGTCAACACCAGCATGGCCCAGCCCTCCATTATCCGACCAGCGGCGGCTCACCGTAACCTCCAGTGTCCTGCCTCTCCCGTGGAGGGCCACAACACCCAGCACCCACAGACCGACTGTCTGAGACCCACCCTAAGCTTCACCAAGGGGGTCATCTGCAGCCCACAGAGCCCCCACAGATCCGACTGCCAGCCAAACTCGCCCACCGagtccagcagcagcataaaCGCCAGAATGAGCCTGAAGCAGGCCTGCGATTCCCCCAGAGACACCAAGGCCCGCAACTGGAAGAAGTACAAGTTCATTGTCCAGAACCAAACCCCTGACGAGAGCGGGAGGGAAACCCAGAGCAACAAAGTGGAATCCGCGACACCCTCTCTCAGCCCATCCAGTAGTGAAGCAGCTGGCGGACATGACAAGATCCAACAAGAAGAGGGAGCCAGCAATCCCAGAGAGAAAATGAGTGaactcagctgcagcagcaggtacAACTGGCAGAACTCATGATGAATCAGCACTAATTGGGGATCTCTTAAGGATAACTAACCGAAACGCACTCTTTGGTTTCAGATTCTCCTCCTCTAGCTGCGATAGCCCTCAGCGCATGGAGACCAGCCACCTCACTCCAGCCTCTTACAGCAGCGACGAGGCCACAAAAATGTGCTCAGATTATTCGCCCTCTAGCTGTGGTGAGAACCACACCACCAACCATCAGACTGTGATACTATTTTGCTGACTGAAAGTCATTAAATAGaagctgttttctctttctttttctttcaaattggCAGAAAACAACTTCTTCTGCAACGGGTGCGACTCCAAGTTCTCGGAGGAAGACTCGCTGAAAGATCACATGGGTCAGGTCCACAGCGACAAGCCATACAAGTGCGACTGCTGCCAGGCCGCCTTCCGCTACAAAGGCAACCTGGCCAGCCATAAGACAGTTCACACCGGTGAGTGCTTTTTACGGTCAGCTGTAGCTCTTTGATGCAGCCACTCTTGTTCCTCGCTCAACCTGTCCGCATGTACTTCCAGGTGCAAAGCCGTACCACTGCAACATCTGCGGGGCTCAGTTCAACCGTCCGGCCAATCTCAAGACTCACACGAGGATTCACTCTGGAGAAAAGCCATACAAGTGCGAGACGTGCGGTTCTAGGTTTGTGCAGGTGAGAAAAATCAAGAAGCGCCGACCTTTGAAATCGTTTTAAGACGGCCGCCCACGTTTCAGTCCGGTCACCGTTTCTGTTTCTTGCCTAAACAGGTCGCCCACCTCCGCGCCCACGTGTTGATCCACACGGGAGAGAAACCGTACCCCTGTGAGATCTGCGGAACGCACTTCCGCCACCTTCAGACGCTCAAGAGCCACATGCGCATCCACACGGGAGAGAAGCCTTATCATGTAAGCTTCCTGTCCCATTATCCACCACTTGTTCTCAATGACAGAACTATCAGTTCACCCTGCGTGATCCTTGAGTAgttctaaaaacataaaagaaaaaaataaaagcccaacaggaagtcacaaTTACGAGCTTTAATGTTATAATTATGGTAACTAAAGCaataattttgagaataaaagtaataatttcgAGAGTCAGTCATTATTATGGGAaagaaagtcataattttgacaTTCAAAATCAATCTTAAGATCGAAAGTCAGTCTCAATTTTGGTAGTCATTATTTCAACTTTCAGGTACTTAGGAGAGTCAAAATTATAGTTTTGACTTTCAAAGTCATGATTGTGAgaataaaagtcataaatatGGGACATTGAATCTCAtgattatgactttgaaagacAAAATCTTGACTATGAATCCCATAATTATAACATTATATCTCATAAGTATGactttaaatcttaaaactttctattgggcttttattttggtttgtttttttcatggtTAAAAGGTTCTTCCGTAGTTTAATGCACCAAtgacaatgtattttttttttattgtgttctttCTGCAGTGTGAAAAATGTGACCTCCACTTCAGACACAAGAGTCAGCTCAGGCTTCATCTCCGACAGAAACACGGCGCCGTTACAAACACCAAGGCTCAGTACCGCAGGTCTCCCGGCAACATGGGCGCCGGCCCGGTGAACTCCTCCTGAGTTAACCGCCAGCCACCTCTTATAGactaagttaaataaaaatacagtgcGGACGCTCAAGTGTAATATTTGCCTTCTATTTTTTTCCGGGCTTACACACGTTGCACGTATCCATGTGTGAGAGACGCAAGTCtgcgcttttattttgaatgtccCAACAACAGAATGTACGTCTTGAATGTGAATCTGAGTGGGTATTTCTCCGTTTTGCAAATACCTCGACAGAATGTCAGCCCTCTTTGTTGCTCGATTAGAGAGTCACTGTTATACTTTGGTTTTAGATGAGGTATAAACCTGCCCAGTAATTGGTCTGATGCAGTCATGATGCCgattttaacttttctttcatAAAGCTCTTCATGTaaataagatatatatatatattatatattttcagatAGCTACTATTTGCTGGCAGAGTGTGAATATATTAACATTTGgtacatttttttcctcatggaGTGGCTTGACTGTcagtcatgctgtgggctttttatttttgctgtgtcATAGTTTGTGGAACATGCTGTAATATTTACAGACtgtcatctgtttttttgtacatattgaattttttttcacagaattttttttatttttattttttttggagctTGGTGTCTTGCACATGCCCAAGATGTCATACTATATCTGTGTTCATACATTAGCTTGattatttctactttaaatGTTCTCAACAGCTCGTTAAGCCCTGTTCCCGGCACTTTtatattcttgtttatttttgtaaatgtgataTTTGATATTTGGTGCTGCAGCAATCCAATTCCCCCTAAGGGATTTTTCTCCCCCTTCTTAACCGTGTGTTTCGTAAAACACTCGTCATATTTGGCAGATTTTCTGTGCcttg
This is a stretch of genomic DNA from Gambusia affinis linkage group LG12, SWU_Gaff_1.0, whole genome shotgun sequence. It encodes these proteins:
- the bcl6ab gene encoding BCL6A transcription repressor b; amino-acid sequence: MATTADGCIQFTRHAGDVLLNFNRLRSRNLLTDVTVQVDGQIFHAHKAILVACSGFFYSVFMKPENASLSAISLDPKVDPKGFSLLLDFMYTSFLNLNDSVALTTLNTAIYLQMEHVADTCHRFIRSRHQALNMQMEEAQDNSSNLAEEISAKKLAEEKDPDFRNNLLLRLSPQECGGYVPNVFRGINTTGSYHVYGDVHIPATVLEGSNKIVNTSMAQPSIIRPAAAHRNLQCPASPVEGHNTQHPQTDCLRPTLSFTKGVICSPQSPHRSDCQPNSPTESSSSINARMSLKQACDSPRDTKARNWKKYKFIVQNQTPDESGRETQSNKVESATPSLSPSSSEAAGGHDKIQQEEGASNPREKMSELSCSSRFSSSSCDSPQRMETSHLTPASYSSDEATKMCSDYSPSSCENNFFCNGCDSKFSEEDSLKDHMGQVHSDKPYKCDCCQAAFRYKGNLASHKTVHTGAKPYHCNICGAQFNRPANLKTHTRIHSGEKPYKCETCGSRFVQVAHLRAHVLIHTGEKPYPCEICGTHFRHLQTLKSHMRIHTGEKPYHCEKCDLHFRHKSQLRLHLRQKHGAVTNTKAQYRRSPGNMGAGPVNSS